The following proteins come from a genomic window of Streptomyces sp. NBC_01716:
- the carA gene encoding glutamine-hydrolyzing carbamoyl-phosphate synthase small subunit, whose translation MTLSTRGADRAPAVLVLEDGRSFRGRAYGAVGETFGEAVFSTGMTGYQETLTDPSYHRQVVVMTAPHIGNTGVNDEDDESARIWVAGYVVRDPARIPSNWRSRRPLDEELVRQGIVGISGVDTRALTRHLRERGAMRVGIFSGDALAGGAPADDAALTARVRQAPGMKGANLSAEVAATETYVVPAVGTKRFTVAAIDLGIKGMTPRRMAERGIEVHVLPATATVEDVYAVEPDGVFLSNGPGDPATADLTVVRGVLERGTPLFGICFGNQLLGRALGFGTYKLKYGHRGINQPVQDRSTGKVEVTAHNHGFAVDAPLDRISDTPYGRAEVSHVCLNDNVVEGLRLLDRPVFSVQYHPEAAAGPHDAAYLFDRFTSSMETVPMEGPRA comes from the coding sequence ATGACCCTCTCCACCCGGGGAGCCGACCGGGCTCCCGCCGTACTCGTCCTGGAGGACGGCCGCAGCTTCCGCGGCCGTGCCTACGGGGCCGTGGGGGAGACCTTCGGCGAGGCGGTGTTCTCCACCGGCATGACCGGCTATCAGGAAACCCTCACCGACCCCTCGTACCACCGCCAGGTCGTCGTCATGACCGCCCCGCACATCGGCAACACCGGCGTCAACGACGAGGACGACGAGTCGGCCCGGATCTGGGTCGCCGGCTATGTCGTACGCGACCCCGCCCGTATCCCGTCCAACTGGCGCTCCCGGCGCCCCCTGGACGAGGAACTGGTACGGCAGGGCATCGTCGGCATCAGCGGTGTCGACACCCGCGCGCTCACCCGCCATCTGCGCGAGCGCGGCGCGATGCGCGTCGGCATCTTCTCCGGCGACGCCCTCGCCGGCGGCGCACCGGCGGACGACGCGGCGCTGACCGCGCGTGTCCGGCAGGCGCCCGGCATGAAGGGCGCGAACCTCTCCGCCGAGGTCGCCGCCACCGAGACGTACGTCGTCCCGGCCGTCGGCACCAAGCGGTTCACCGTCGCCGCCATCGACCTCGGCATCAAGGGCATGACCCCGAGGCGGATGGCCGAGCGCGGCATCGAGGTGCATGTCCTGCCCGCCACCGCCACCGTCGAGGACGTGTACGCGGTCGAGCCGGACGGCGTGTTCCTCTCCAACGGCCCCGGCGACCCCGCCACTGCCGACCTCACGGTGGTCAGGGGCGTGCTGGAGCGCGGCACCCCGCTCTTCGGCATCTGCTTCGGCAACCAACTCCTCGGCCGCGCACTGGGGTTCGGCACGTACAAGCTCAAGTACGGCCACCGCGGCATCAACCAGCCGGTGCAGGATCGTTCCACCGGCAAGGTCGAAGTCACCGCGCACAACCACGGGTTCGCCGTCGACGCCCCGCTCGACCGGATCTCCGACACCCCCTACGGCCGCGCCGAGGTCTCCCACGTCTGTCTCAACGACAACGTGGTCGAGGGGCTCAGGCTGCTCGACCGGCCGGTCTTCAGCGTCCAGTACCACCCCGAGGCGGCCGCCGGCCCGCACGACGCCGCGTACCTCTTCGACCGCTTCACGTCTTCGATGGAAACAGTCCCGATGGAGGGCCCGCGTGCCTAA